The Tubulanus polymorphus chromosome 1, tnTubPoly1.2, whole genome shotgun sequence genome contains a region encoding:
- the LOC141914196 gene encoding uncharacterized protein LOC141914196, whose protein sequence is MTTNSDKKTIMDGLYLSRVKDRDWCAEDYGINYNDDIPSQLGWYYPINKLREARQIFKHQWAKQRSQHLDNIWEKIRNGVPAISPLDPASYSYNWTTGCRELACCDNGCVCLERFKPDGTLKEERGLKRPATTLYGDESENGFDLKSPLVELFDDSEHSSLIYPVNPSLAPPKKKPKKNAKKLLAIFCDRCCAFRNLSHHEYNYKSRIYDDMRSHLEKSNHVSASICYFTKTGNTLDVKLQEEKGYEQAAMKVTSIIQASAVTTDDRYLIACPECQGLFGNWYDVLMHQRSSHRQLEKFRYKAMPITMTSNIYLKSGNVCVKCNQLFRSAPALHQHWTKAAKDHHPMAQLKIEPSIMFMFTCPYCPKIFKCLWACEPHVLTYHSKQLKSNRIQSKFIIYNKLRNVVPVKVLHVRTNTELVDIPEWFCS, encoded by the coding sequence ATGACGACAAATTCAGACAAAAAAACGATAATGGATGGTTTGTACCTGAGCCGAGTGAAGGATAGAGACTGGTGCGCCGAGGATTACGGTATAAACTATAACGACGATATACCATCGCAGTTAGGCTGGTATTATCCGATAAATAAACTACGCGAAGCTcgtcaaatattcaaacatcaaTGGGCGAAACAACGCAGTCAACATTTAGATAATATCTGGGAGAAGATACGTAACGGCGTTCCCGCGATCTCTCCGCTAGATCCTGCTTCGTATAGTTATAATTGGACGACCGGTTGTCGGGAGTTGGCTTGTTGCGATAACGGTTGCGTTTGCCTCGAACGATTTAAACCCGACGGAACTTTGAAAGAGGAACGAGGACTCAAACGGCCGGCGACTACGCTTTACGGCGATGAGTCTGAAAATGGATTCGATCTAAAATCACCACTGGTGGAACTGTTCGACGATTCCGAACACAGCTCTTTGATTTATCCCGTGAATCCATCATTGGCACCACCGAAGAAAAAACCTAAAAAGAACGCGAAAAAGTTACTAGCGATATTTTGCGATCGTTGCTGTGCGTTCCGTAATCTTTCTCATCACGAATATAATTACAAGTCGCGGATCTACGACGATATGAGGTCGCACCTCGAAAAATCTAATCACGTATCGGctagtatttgttatttcacaaaaaccGGGAATACGTTGGATGTGAAATTGCAAGAGGAAAAAGGATATGAACAAGCGGCTATGAAAGTTACATCTATAATTCAGGCATCGGCTGTCACAACTGACGACAGATATCTGATCGCCTGTCCTGAATGTCAAGGTCTGTTCGGTAATTGGTACGATGTGTTAATGCATCAGAGATCCTCTCACCGTCAACTGGAGAAATTTCGATACAAAGCGATGCCGATTACGATGACGTCgaatatttatttgaaatccgGAAATGTTTGCGTTAAATGCAATCAGTTGTTTCGTTCTGCGCCGGCTCTGCATCAACACTGGACCAAGGCGGCTAAAGATCATCATCCGATGGCTCAGTTAAAAATTGAACCATCTATAATGTTCATGTTTACCTGTCCGTACTGtccgaaaatattcaaatgtctATGGGCCTGCGAACCGCATGTTTTGACCTATCATTCTAAGCAATTAAAATCGAATAGAATCCAATCgaaattcatcatttataaTAAACTACGTAATGTTGTGCCTGTTAAAGTGTTACATGTAAGAACGAATACGGAATTAGTTGATATTCCTGAATGGTTTTGCTCATAA
- the LOC141914090 gene encoding KIF-binding protein-like produces the protein MDVKDHLLNMLKEIVTDEVRDRFIEAERLSNEESKTDPEIDPYKSLYKAREIWSQIEIEMKDKLNKSEPNSDENQIIQIILAAVGLQMGINFADTDETETGCKMLLAALGVFENDVKSKQFQRKSTGLRQCVLNQLGIVWAGRANYEEALKYLIKAQNIYFDFTTSNEDDSAEEPLHFDDLFRVQSNEENSIPKRKSFVDETYTNTLFYLAQVYGKLEQNEKSAKCCHETLKRQLETGKYEPLDWALNAATLSQYYMTQSDFTTARHCLASASCIDNEIKTVENLGPVTSADTQADIDMKEKVPRAKADIKRCWTKYALTLLETSRDRLMDELNETDTAAASDECLFPSIAPFNIEIARYEALVTDKCVSNYSEAREVFLYAQKCIEASKSFYIIDDFCSDYIEIVQDHSKIFKLLAFFEPDLERQCKMHKRRIDMIEDLLNQINKQHYLLVCRQLMYEIAESYSTILDLKLAILECSGKPPTTHAVKKINSLVNESLKNYQMYLDTLKTAEKKYPEKFPDNDLRPALVAWFCMGRLYSKIIDFQPVNRLKNLKSSLDHYDMLVRYCDRNPEAIERVPSELDVCSEMVLLLPAKMDKIRSEAGY, from the coding sequence ATGGATGTTAAAGATCATCTTCTGAATATGTTGAAAGAAATTGTAACTGATGAAGTGCGCGATAGATTTATCGAAGCAGAAAGACTGAGCAATGAAGAATCAAAAACCGATCCTGAGATCGATCCTTATAAATCTCTGTACAAAGCTCGAGAAATCTGGTCGCAGatcgaaattgaaatgaaagacAAATTGAATAAAAGTGAACCAAACAGTGacgaaaatcaaatcatccaAATAATTCTTGCCGCCGTTGGTTTACAGATGGGGATTAATTTCGCAGATACGGACGAAACTGAAACCGGTTGCAAAATGCTCCTCGCGGCTTTGGGCGTATTTGAAAACGATGTGAAGTCGAAACAGTTTCAAAGAAAAAGCACCGGTCTACGACAGTGCGTACTAAATCAGCTGGGCATCGTTTGGGCGGGACGTGCAAATTACGAAGAagctttaaaatatctaatcaaAGCTCAAAATATATACTTCGATTTTACGACAAGCAACGAGGATGATAGCGCCGAGGAACCTCTTCATTTCGACGATTTATTTCGTGTCCAATCGAACGAAGAGAATTCGATACCGAAGCGAAAAAGTTTCGTCGATGAAACTTATACGAATACGTTGTTTTATCTAGCGCAAGTTTACGGTAAACTGGAACAGAACGAGAAATCGGCGAAATGCTGCCACGAGACTTTAAAACGTCAGTTGGAGACCGGAAAGTACGAACCGTTAGACTGGGCTTTAAACGCGGCGACATTGTCGCAGTATTACATGACGCAGAGCGATTTTACGACCGCCAGACATTGTCTAGCGAGTGCCTCGTGTATCGATAACGAAATCAAAACCGTCGAGAATCTCGGACCGGTTACGAGCGCCGATACTCAGGCCGATATCgatatgaaagaaaaagttCCTCGCGCGAAAGCCGATATCAAACGATGCTGGACTAAATACGCTTTAACTCTGCTGGAAACATCGAGAGATCGGTTAATGGATGAATTGAATGAAACCGATACAGCAGCTGCATCGGATGAATGTTTGTTTCCGAGTATCGCTCCGTTTAATATCGAGATAGCTCGGTACGAAGCTCTCGTAACCGATAAATGCGTCTCTAATTATTCGGAGGCGCGAGAAGTTTTCTTGTACGCGCAAAAATGTATCGAAGCGTCGAAATCGTTTTATATAATCGACGATTTCTGCTCAGATTATATCGAAATCGTTCAAGACCACAGTAAAATCTTCAAACTTCTCGCGTTTTTCGAACCCGATTTAGAACGACAATGTAAAATGCACAAAAGACGTATCGATATGATCGAAGATCTCTTAAATCAGATCAATAAACAACATTATCTGCTCGTATGTAGACAACTGATGTATGAAATTGCCGAAAGTTACAGCACGATTTTAGACCTGAAATTAGCCATTTTGGAATGCAGCGGAAAACCACCGACTACGCACGCGGTCAAAAAGATTAACAGTCTCGTGAATGAGAGTTTGAAAAATTATCAGATGTACTTGGATACTTTGAAAACTGCCGAGAAGAAATATCCCGAAAAATTCCCCGATAATGATTTGAGGCCGGCTTTAGTAGCTTGGTTCTGTATGGGCAGACTTTACTCAAAAATCATCGATTTCCAGCCGGTTAACCGATTGAAAAACTTGAAAAGTTCTTTAGATCATTACGACATGCTCGTTCGATATTGTGATAGAAATCCGGAAGCTATTGAGAGAGTTCCGTCAGAGTTGGACGTTTGTTCCGAAATGGTTTTACTACTTCCTGCAAAAATGGATAAAATCAGATCAGAAGCTGGCTATTAG
- the LOC141915358 gene encoding leucine-rich repeat-containing protein 9-like — protein sequence MATAEDNIPAGKEDDDELLKELCLTNGVNISKLGNEGPNIQRIETFFSGYPRITGLQHFPNLTCLIIMGQMIEEITNLPELKSLEELWIAECQVKDIQGLGTLTKLKKLFLYGNKIQKIKNIEHLDCLEVLWLNGNRISRIEGLSNLKSVKELNLAENVIEKIGNSLNGFNELSSLNLSGNKLSSFKDITNLAQLPALTMLYLKDPQYAPNPCCLLCNYATHVLYHLPNLIRLDNLDVSSKTLRDLAETTVMKKKMFYNMKIKTLQRNTAELESIIESEHKEMLQTPQLRLRTLHSVIKDLEREISEIVENEPEKEDNASGDDDNDDVDENCDAEVKKYQLKIKLLKERIKVWAKKYNEVIFFFKESCERIRSWFYLCEQRLLAELDTGGNVRFEDGNLNDTWFSSCHDLVLSRFCVSDYRDHNVTGIKIHRITRVHNRMLRMKFEEKLARLSEDDQDIYCTTKNPSYKKLLEYLFWVWDPELAGGHMEPKRVLEEGFMDAESYQQLGKDGGVPMTNSMILAEVHRMAHMRKISRTKTCMDNCPFRQGQIIVAKVYVGKRQQVCDNKQINKVFYPGCDSVYRPKKHDKTCRAQGVPGTSSGNNCDCVNKQCEWFFFDNELVIPEYVVDFEYITRLKPRNPLFQMTEGLLSNSEYKISHKFPDAPDDADVLEEDPVPTQRPRLITLTDELILKITGANSLTSVTRLNLHGNGLTKLKQLQSLSSLKKLIVSFNELSRLDDLNHMHLEYLDASFNKIDSLEGFKGMNKLKYLDISWNDLHSTRDEISVLRKHAQGLVTLDLRENNWQKPDSLRLRVIGRLKTLKTLNGEDVTENESTAAFRMAAGSRISQVLLLSHSRLDTSRPRTLSLQPYAQVLAQTSHLKPDRLSEQDGIWYSKVTALHLDNQHISKLSNLDRLENLRWASFNNNDITKLEGLESCIHLEELSLENNCISKIEGLSRLGRLRRLSLGHNFITSLDVSCFEKLLSLYYLSIENNQITSLNGIQKLKSLMELYFGNNWLCNIREIFYLKQLPNFVILDLYGNPVTKESEHYRLFIIYHLKSVKALDGIAVELSEGGTAKDTFGGRLTQDFVAERLGHANFGEVRELNFPNCFIRSVDLGLAEHFRNLRSINLENNNMTSFSGLIHLINLRVLCLNHNHIESVVPKPKTNGKAKTVQSINQANDFLNPENFTPLLESLEVLHLGYNSIKDMAQLQLSRLTGLKAIFLQGNEITKIEGLEGLQDLRELVLDRNKIKNVSEASFLNQWNLQELHVEENRIKDLSNLSMLESLQRLYLGMNRIQDICELEKLEALPNLLEISVVNNAVARRLLHRPMLVFRMQNLLVIDGIPVSEEERTKAELYFMEQQIPQLNNMESTLPGLGQYKTSMPVKVTNVQLASPERAAAMFHEEDTGRRQVNGRENQRITSNTTRSGTVLYQPGSHSTSRSQYQLNQDSNMDRYNNRNNRR from the exons ATGGCTACTGCTGAAGATAATATACCTGCTGGTaaagaagatgatgatgaattgttgAAAGAATTG TGTCTGACAAATGGAGTCAACATCAGTAAACTGGGCAATGAAGGACCCAACATTCAGAGAATTGAAACATTCTTCTCTGGTTACCCAAGAATTACTGGTCTCCAACACTTTCCGAATTTGACCTGTTTGATAATAATGGGTCAAATGATTGAAGAGATCACGAATTTGCCGGAACTCAAATCTTTAGAGGAACTTTGGATCGCTGAATGTCAAGTGAAA GACATCCAAGGTTTAGGAACACTGACAAAACTTAAGAAACTATTTCTGTATGGCAACAAGATACAAAAGATTAAGAATATAGAGCATCTTGATTGTCTCGAGGTTCTATGGTTAAATGGAAATAGAATATCCAGAATTGAG GGATTGTCGAATTTGAAAAGCgtgaaagaattgaatttagCTGAAAATGTAATAGAGAAGATAG gaaaCTCACTTAATGGtttcaatgaactttcttCACTCAATCTCTCCGGCAACAAACTGAGTTCATTTAAA GATATAACAAATCTCGCTCAGCTACCAGCATTAACAATGCTTTACCTAAAAGATCCACAGTACGCTCCAAATCCTTGTTGTTTGCTGTGCAACTACGCGACGCATGTTCTCTATCACCTTCCGAATTTGATTCGTCTTGATAATCTTGATGTGTCATCGAAAACTTTAAGAGATCTGGCCGAG ACGACTgttatgaagaaaaaaatgttttataatatGAAGATAAAAACACTGCAAAGAAACACTGCTGAACTGGAGAGTATTATTGAATCTGAACACAAAGAAATGTTACAAACTCCTCAACTTCGACTCAGAACTCTACATTCAGTTATAAAAGAT cttGAACGTGAAATTTCCGAAATCGTTGAAAATGAGCCTGAAAAAGAAGAT AACGCTAgtggtgatgatgataatgatgatgttgatgaaaATTGTGATGCGGAAgtgaaaaaatatcagttgAAAATCAAACTATTAAAGGAAAGAATCAAAGTTTGGGCGAAAAAATATAATGA GGTGATATTCTTCTTCAAAGAGAGCTGTGAACGAATCAGATCCTGGTTCTATTTGTGCGAACAAAGGCTTCTAGCAGAACTGGACACTGGTGGAAATGTTAGATTTGAAGATGGAAATCTCAATGATACATG GTTTTCGTCGTGTCACGATCTTGTTTTGTCACGTTTCTGCGTGTCGGACTACAGAGATCACAACGTCACCGGAATCAAAATACATCGAATTACGCGAGTTCACAACCGCATGTTGCGAATGAAGTTTGAAGAAAAGTTGGCGCGACTTTCAGAAGACGACCAAGATATCTACTGCACGACAAA GAATCCATCGTACAAAAAACTATTGGAATATCTATTCTGGGTTTGGGATCCAGAACTTGCCGGTGGACATATGGAACCAAAGAGAGTGCTCGAAGAAGGGTTCATGGATGCGGAGAGCTATCAG CAACTCGGTAAAGATGGTGGGGTGCCTATGACCAATAGTATGATTTTGGCTGAAGTACATCGTATGGCACACATGAGGAAAATATCTCGAACAAAGACTTGTATGGACAACTGTCCATTTAGACAAG GTCAGATTATAGTGGCTAAAGTTTATGTGGGAAAACGTCAGCAAGTTTGTGACAATAAACA AATAAACAAAGTATTTTATCCTGGTTGTGATTCTGTTTATCGACCAAAGAAGCATGATAAAACAT GTCGGGCTCAAGGTGTCCCGGGTACGAGTTCTGGTAATAATTGTGACTGCGTTAATAAACAATGTGAATGGTTCTtctttgataatgaattagttatacCTGAGTACGTTGTTGACTTTGAATACATAACTAGG TTAAAACCGAGGAATCCTCTTTTCCAAATGACTGAAGGATTGTTATCAAACAGTGAATATAAAATCAGTCACAAATTCCCCGATGCTCCAGACGATGCCGATGTTCTCGAGGAAGACCCAGTCCCTACGCAGAGACCACG ATTAATCACTCTTACCGATGAAttgattctgaaaataacTGGTGCTAATAGTCTGACAAGTGTTACGCGTTTAAATCTACATGGAAACGGTTTGACGAAACTGAAGCAACTACAGTCTTTATCATCTCTGAAAAAACTGATTGTCAGCTTTAATGAACTCTCAAGATTGGATGATCTTAATCACATG CATTTAGAGTACTTGGATGCCAGTTTCAATAAGATTGACTCACTGGAAGGATTCAAGGGAATGAACAAGCTGAAATATCTGGATATTAGCTGGAATGATCTTCATTCGACTCGCGATGAGATATCTGTACTTCGTAAACACGCGCAAGGATTAGTGACTCTTGATCTACGGGAAAACAACTGGCAAAAG CCGGACAGTTTAAGGTTAAGAGTGATTGGTCGTTTAAAAACGTTGAAGACACTAAACGGTGAAGATGTAACGGAGAATGAATCGACCGCAGCGTTTCGAATGGCTGCTGGATCACGAATATCTCAGGTTTTATTACTATCGCACTCTCGACTGGACACTTCACGACCGAGAACTCTCAGTTTACAACCGTACGCTCAAGTTTTAGCTCAAACTAGTCATTTGAAACCAGATCGTCTCAGTGAACAGGATGGAATTTGGTATTCAAAG GTTACCGCTCTTCATCTAGACAATCAGCACATCAGTAAACTGTCCAACTTGGATCGCTTAGAAAATCTACGCTGGGCTTCCTTCAACAATAATGATATCACAAAACTCGAG gGTCTCGAATCATGTATTCATCTTGAAGAACTTTCGTTGGAGAACAACTGTATTTCTAAAATTGAAGGTTTAAGCAGACTTGGAAGGTTAAGACGGTTAAGCCTTGGACACAACTTCATTACAAGTTTAGACGTGTCTTGTTTCGAAAAATTACTTAGCCTTTACTATCTATCCATTGAAAATAACCAG ATAACATCATTGAATGGTATACAgaaattgaaatcattgatGGAACTGTATTTCGGAAATAATTGGTTGTGTAATATTCGAGAAATCTTCTATTTGAAg CAATTGCCTAATTTCGTGATACTCGATCTTTATGGAAATCCAGTTACGAAAGAGTCAGAACATTATCGCCTATTCATCATTTATCATCTGAAGTCTGTAAAAGCGCTCGATGGTATAGCCGTT GAATTGTCGGAAGGAGGAACAGCGAAAGATACGTTTGGTGGAAGATTAACTCAAGATTTTGTAGCTGAAAGACTCGGACACGCAAACTTTGGTGAAGTACGAGAATTGAATTTCCCAAATTGTTTCATTCGTTCTGTGGATCTTGGGCTTGCAGAACATTTCAGGAATCTGCGAAG CATTAACCTAGAAAACAACAACATGACTTCATTCAGCGGTTTGATCCATTTGATAAATCTCAGG GTTTTATGTTTGAACCACAATCACATTGAATCTGTGGTTCCAAAACCGAAAACAAACGGCAAAGCGAAGACTGTGCAAAGTATCAACCAAGCGAACGATTTCTTGAACCCTGAGAATTTCACACCACTACTAGAGAGTTTAGAGGTTTTGCATTTAGG TTACAACAGTATAAAAGATATGGCACAACTACAGCTGAGCAGACTTACAGGATTAAAGGCTATTTTCCTGCAAGGAAACGAAATCACAAAAATCGAAGGATTGGAAGGTTTACAGGACTTGAGGGAACTCGTTCTCGATCGGAATAAGATTAAAAACGTATCGGAAGCTTCGTTCCTGAATCAGTGGAATTTACAAGAACTTCACGTCGAGGAAAATCGCATAAAAGATCTGTCAAATTTGTCGATGCTGGAAAGTCTTCAACGTTTATATCTAGGAATGAACCGTATACAG GATATTTGTGAATTGGAAAAACTCGAAGCTTTACCGAATCTGCTAGAAATATCGGTGGTGAACAATGCAGTAGCACGTCGATTATTACACAGACCGATGTTAGTATTCAGAATGCAGAATCTACTGGTAATTGATGGAATACCGGTCAGTGAGGAGGAACGCACTAAAGCTGAACTCTACTTCATGGAACAACAA ATTCCTCAGTTGAACAATATGGAGAGCACTTTACCTGGTTTAGGACAATATAAAACTTCAATGCCTGTAAAAGTGACGAATGTACAACTTGCATCACCGGAACGGGCAGCTGCAATGTTTCATGAAGAAGATActg GTAGAAGACAGGTGAATGGACGTGAAAATCAACGTATAACCAGTAATACAACTAGAAGTGGTACGGTTCTATATCAACCAGGATCTCACTCTACTAGTCGCTCACAATATCAACTTAATCAAGATTCTAATATGGACCG GTACAATAATCGTAATAACCGAAGATGA
- the LOC141914110 gene encoding uncharacterized protein LOC141914110: MAPTSKAEREAAYLKRLEEWKEKKKKESSENKFTKCKPATTSCVQKKRNYLQSKNVNSKKNSFNALQSCKTPVAAVPSTKENTDKDTFKEANDIMRDKLRKWKENKGETLMRKDANSKSVKPIYQTQTVKSSGYGRKTPGKNHQLKDLHSKSTVNNNVKCNMGNKTTTVKTDLNERHSRSKSLGFLGQKPGNSAVENSVQRAPPGSIQKLRVHFVSPVRKSPRFQNFKTKHVEQQSMRNKLDDWLKAKGKTPSRYNHLMCFGAHVSAKRKQQNEAKRGLSVDELSKQESCLRNENIQRNLLPDLNDEVESNSITQSSSTNSEHSTVSDNQEILQKSEEMMDECMNLYSAGCPSENVIQWLDEMAAEIPSLKSLARYWLNRIKIIAESPDKTDNDVLAEFELAIIHRADPGEEMASALREFVLKMKTDATISSEASSDLPETPTAENDDRLIYKTPQTSQRQANKLNKENIFESSTIKYTVVENTPLLKRMRTRLSPSNIPSAVVTPVRRSTRKSTGTLPKMFQDHETVVNTLDDIEDSHRKTAIFQSNSVLQA; this comes from the exons ATGGCACCTACGAGCAAAGCAGAACGag AAGCTGCTTATCTAAAGAGGTTGGAAGAATGGaaggaaaagaagaaaaaggagtcgtctgaaaataaattcaccaAATGTAAACCTGCAACAACTTCTTGTGTTCAAAAGAAACGAAATTATCTGCAATCAAAGAATGTTAACTCAAAGAAAAATAGCTTCAATGCTTTACAGAG cTGTAAAACTCCTGTTGCTGCAGTTCCTTCTACTAAAGAAAATACTGACAAAGACACCTTCAAAGAAGCCAATGATATTATGAG agATAAATTACGCAAATGGAAAGAAAATAAAGGAGAAACGCTAATGAG GAAAGACGCAAATTCGAAATCAGTAAAACCGATATATCAAACACAAACTGTGAAATCATCAGGATATGGAAGAAAAACACCAggaaaaaatcatcaattgaAAGACTTACATTCGAAATCAACTGTTAACAATAACGTGAAATGCAATATGGGGAATAAAACAACCACAGTTAAAActgatttgaatgaacgtCATTCgagatcaaaatcattaggTTTTCTCGGTCAGAAACCTGGGAATAGTGCAGTAGAAAACTCCGTGCAAAGAGCTCCGCCAGGATCTATTCAGAAACTACGAGTTCATTTTGTTTCGCCTGTTCGTAAAAGTCCAcggtttcaaaatttcaaaacgaaACACGTGGAGCAGCAATCAATGAG AAATAAGTTAGATGATTGGCTTAAAGCTAAAGGAAAAACTCCAAGCAGATACAATCACCTGATGTGTTTCGGTGCTCATGTGTCGGCTAAAAGGAAACAACAAAATGAAGCGAAAAGAGGACTTTCAGTCGATGAACTTTCAAAGCAG gaATCTTGTTTGaggaatgaaaatattcagcGTAATCTACTGCCTGATTTAAATGATGAAGTTGAATCTAATTCTATAACTCAATCATCATCGACGAATAGTGAGCATTCTACTGTAAGTGATAACCAAGAAATATTACAAAAATCGGAAGAAATGATGGATGAATGCATGAATTTATACAGTGCT GGCTGTCCCAGTGAGAATGTTATACAATGGCTCGATGAAATGGCTGCAGAAATTCCATCTCTGAAATCATTAGCGCGTTATTGGTTGAATCGTATTAAGATAATTGCGGAAAGTCCAGATAaaactgataacgatgtacTGGCTGAGTTTGAACTGGCTATAATACACAGAGCTGAT CCTGGAGAAGAAATGGCTTCGGCTTTGAGAGAATTTGTTCttaaaatgaaaacagatGCTACGATATCTTCTGAAGCATCATCAGATCTTCCAG aGACACCAACCGCAGAAAATGATGATCGTTTAATCTACAAAACTCCACAGACATCTCAAAGACAAGCGAATAAACTTAACAAagagaatatatttgaatcttccACAATCAAATACACAGTAGTTGAAAATACACCACTTTTGAAAAG GATGCGCACACGCTTGAGTCCTTCGAATATACCATCAGCAGTAGTAACACCAGTAAGAAGATCAACTAGAAAGAGTACTGGAACGCTTCCAAAGATGTTTCAAGATCACGAAACTGTCGTCAACACTTTGGATGATATCGAAGATTCTCACAGGAAAACTGctatatttcaatcaaattctgtTTTGCAAGCTTAA